TCTATTAGGCCCATTCTGCCAATGGAACTTTCCCAAGGAATCTTGGAGCAAGAACTTGAACTCAAGCAACCTGTTGGCAGGTAAATCCTGTTCAAAACAGAAAAGAGATGATGAAGTTACTCAAAAGAGGCTAAATCATTAAACATTGTACATAAACGGAGTCTCACTTTCTCTACTGTCCAGTCATGGCCTTCCAACCAATCCATAGCGACCGCGTCCGTCGGTTCCCAGAGGCCGAGTGCTGGGACATCACCGACCAGGTGGAAGCTTTGGCCGAAGGTGCACTGCTCTTTTAGCACAAATCTGACGCGCACTGTGCTTCCAGGAACTGTAGGTAACAGACAGACAGACAGATGGTAAGACCAAAGATCCATCACCATTAAAAACAGGTTATGTTAAGACCAAAGATCGCAATGTCAATGGTTCAGGGGAGCAAACTCACCAGTAGGAGCAGGTGGTGACGAAATCTCAGCAGAGGCCACTCCCCCCTGGACCTCATCAGCCTGCAACAGCAACCATCTAACCATCAGTCAATCACAGTGGAGCAAAGGGGGAAACACGCCACATTAATTAGCACGCAAGCCTATTCCGATTTTGATGTGACAAACCTCCGGCGCTAGTGCTATGACACCCTCCTGCGTGGGCACGAGCTGCTCGAGGGGCTTCGGTAGCGCGGTGACGAGCACTCTCAGGCGGCCGGCAGTCCCAGCCAAGCCATCGCTGCCGATGCGCCACAGCCCCTGCCCGCCATAGGTGACCCGGACCCGGCCAAAAGCTCCGCCCCAAGGGATCGGCATGGGTGCATCTGGCTCTTTGATCTCTTGATTGTCACACACTTGTAGCTCATGTGCCGAAACAAAACCATTTCTGCCGTGGTCGTCATTGACAACTGTCTCCATCATTTGAACCAGCACGTCTTCCTCCTCTGCTACTTTCTGATTCTTCGCATTACCCCAATCTTCGTAGACCACCAATGTCTTTGTGGTTTCACCTGTCTGTAGGGTTCTGTTAGGTCCATTCTGCCAGTGGAATTTTCCCAGGGAATCTCGCAGCAAGAACTTGAACTCAATCAACCTGTTGGCTGGCAAATCCTGGCCAAACAGAGAAGAGACGATGAAGTAACACAAAAGAGGCTAAATAATGAAACATCGTGCATAACCGGGGAAAGTCTCACTTTCTCCACTGTCCAATTGTGGCCTTCCGACCAATCCAAAGCGATCGCGCTCGCCGGTTCCCACAGGCCGAGCGCCGGGTCGTCACCGACCATCTGGAAGCTTTGGCCGAAGTTGCACCGCTCTTGTAGCACAAATCTGACACGCATCGTGCTTCCAGGAACTGAGGAAACATACGGCCAGACATACAGATAGTAAGAGCATCATAAGAAACATGCTAAGGTTTCCCCATTTCTGTTCCGCAATGTCAATGGCTCAGGGGAGCAAACTCACCAGCAGGAGGAGGGGGCGACGAAATCTCAGCAGAAGCCATATCCCCATGCACCTCATCAGCCTGCAGCGGCAAACGCCTCGCCATCAGTCAATCAACAGTGGAGCAAAGGCGGAAACACGCCACATTGACATTGGCGCGTGTGCTGATTTACGATTTCGACGCGACTCACCTCCGGAGACAGTGCTGCGGCGCCCTCCTGAGCCGGCAGGAGCTGGTGGTGGAGGGGCGCCGCGCTCGGGAGCGCGGCGACGAGCACCCTCAGGCGGCCCGCGGTCCCAGCGAGGCGCGGCGGCCCCCGCGCGGCGTGGGCGACCCGGACCCGCCCGAGGGCCCCGGCCCGGGGGACCGGCGCGGCGGCCGCGGCTGGCTGTAGGGACGGGGATCTCATCCCGGCCTGAACCTCGGGCCAAAGCCCTGACAGAACCCTGCGCGCGTGTGCAGCAGTGGCGGACGGGCGTCCGCGGGGTTGGTTCACGAGGCGAGCCGGGTGTGTCGGCGTGCGGTGCGCGGATAGGCAGCAGGCGGCCGGGGTTTTTGGCGGCTTCCGCCGGCGGTGGGGGGCACGAGGGTGGTGTGCGGGGTGGCGACGAGGGGGGAAGGGAACGGACGGACAGGTGCGCCCGCGCCGTTGGGGGGCGGGCCCTCCCCGTTGGCCGTTGGATCTGGCGCGCCCGTCTCGGTGTTCGGGAGGCTTCCGCGCTCCAGTCGCCTGGCTGGACTGGATTTCTAGATTCCCGAAGTCGGCTTACTGCTTTTTTTTAGATGATGCTAAAAAAAAATTAGATTGATGAAGTCGGCTTATACTATAGCAACACTGTACTTGGTTTTGCTGCTACCGTCAAAGCCTGGTAGGAGATGGAGTGCGTAAATAGGAAAGGGTGGGAAATTGTAGATGTGATAAAATAGGGGCTGGCAGGCGGCAGATGCAACACATCGAAAGCTTCATTCATATGGTCGTCTCATGCCCAGCAGAACGTGTTTCTTGAACTTATCATTTTACACCAAAATAATAAGAACAAAAATAAATGGTACTCCCTCCTTCTGAATGTATTAGGGCCCCTCTTGTTTTGGGCTTGTTTTGGGCTAACGTTTGACTATAAATCAGTGGTGGAGCTTCATGGAGGCTAACGTGGGCGATGGGAAAATATATGGTGCACCGGAGCTTGTGGTGCTTCCAGTGCATCGAACTCACATTGtgtttttaaaatatttaaaaaattctgaaaaaatagcaCACTCACACAACATAAATGCAGGTTGTCACAAAATTTTAAGTTAAAATTCGAAACATAACTCGACAAACAAAAATGACGAATTCAACACTGAATAGTTCATAATATaacttgggctttagatttggctCATTATAACAGGGGGCGTGCTACGCGTCCGCCGGTcgatctttttaaaagatcgaCCCGGTTGCGAGCCGTCAGATCTGGCGGACCATGCGGCCGATTGACGTCTTTGTTAttgcaacaaaggtcttgttgcgGATTTTTTTCAACAAAAGGTCTTGTTACGGAAAGTTTTTGCAGTAAGATCTTTTTTGCAATAGAGGACTTGTTACACAATTTTTTGCAACGAAGGTCTTGTTGCGGATTTTTTTTTGCAAGAAAGGTGATCTTGTATAATTTTTTCCCAGGTGAGGAGGCGGCTCACGAGGCGGTGGCGTCTTCCAGCGGCAGGTGATGTAAAGGCTCAGCGCGAGGCGGCAAACTAGTCCACGAAGGCGGCACACACGCCAACGACGAGGGAGGAACGACGAGGTGCGGAGAAGGGTTGGGGATGAGTAGATCCGGATAGTGCGGCCATGCAcagctcggcggcggcggtggagtccggCGATGGGCGAGCCCGATCCCTTCCATGGAGATTCGGGCCGGCACCGGTGACCTCACAGGGGCGGTGCGGTTAGATGTGACAGCGTGGTGAGTGGAGCAAGAGGAAGAGAGGGAGCAGCGGCGGGGTACCTCGGCTGCGGGGACGATAACCCTTTTTTTTTGAAAATCACTTCCGCACTTTATTAAGCTAAACCAGGAAGTTCATCAGACACAATACTAAGAATACAGTCTGGGGGAGAAATCTCACACGAAACCGAAGTGCTATTACAAAAACCGAATCGGGCAATCTGATGCGCCGCTTTATTTGCCTCCCTCTTCACCCACGTAGCTTTGAACTCCCCCAAGTTTTTGGCCATCCCCTTGATTTCTTCCACCGTGATGCCTACGGAAGACAGATTTCGGTCTTGCACATTCAACATTATGGCCAAGTTCTGACAGTCGGTCTCCAGATGGAGTTTGGGCACACCTCGTTGCAGAGCTAGTGCCACCGCCCTCTTACACGCTTGCAGTTCGGCCACTTCTGCCGATGTGATCTCAAGTAGAAATACCGCATCCGCACCACGGAATGCTCCATCTTCATCTCTGAACACCACTCCACTCCCTCCTCCTTGCCTCGACCGAGACATAGCACCATCGACATTGGCCTTAAGCCAGCCCGACGCCGGTGGTTCCCATCTTGCACGCTGAGTAGGTGAAGTCGTTCGCTGTGGCCGCCCCCTCACATTCTTCCATTCCTCCATGAGCGCTGCAACTCTCTTTGCCACCAAGTTGGCCTCCTCAATTCTTTTCCCTTCCCTAGTGTCATTCCTAGCCAACCATATAGCATATAACCCTTGCACCATAGCTGCCTTGTCGTCCTCCGAAGCATCTGACAGCCACTGTAGCAACCATGATGCGACTGAACTCTGAGTGCACATCGAGCAAGGTGGGGTCGCCACCCTCGCACCCAATACTGAGCTCAGCTCCTTCCAAAACAGCATGGAGTGATAGCACCCCCAAAATCTGTGATACACTGTTTCTTCACGTCCACACGCTGGGCAAAAAACGCTGGGCTTGATCTGTCTTCGCAGAAGTtctgaatgttggaaatatgccctagaggcaataataaatggttattattatatttctttgttcatggtaattgtctattgttcatgctataattgtattgtccggaaatcgtaatacatgtgtgaatacatagaccacaaagtgtccctagtaagcctctagttgactagctcgttgatcaacagatagtcatggtttcctgactatggacattggatgtcattgataacgggatcacatcattaggagaatgatgtgatggacaagacccaatcctaagcatagcataaaagatcgtgtagtttcgtttgctagagcttttccaatgtcaagtatcttttccttagaccatgagatcgtgcaactcccggataccgtaggagtgctttgggtgtgccaaacgtcacaacgtaactgggtgactataaaggtgcactacgggtatctccgaaagtgtctattgggttggcacggatcgagactgggatttgtcactccgtgtgacggagaggtatctctgggcccactcggtaatgcatcatcataatgagctcaatgtgactaaggcgttagtcacgggatcatgcattgcggtacgagtaaagagacttgccggtaacgagattgaacaaggtattgggataccgacgatcgaatctcgggcaagtaacataccgattgacaaagggaattgcatacgaattgattgaatcctcgacaccgtggttcatccgatgagatcatcgtggaacatgtgggagccaacacgggtatccagatcccgctgttggttattgaccggagaggcgtctcggtcatgtctgcatgtctcccgaacccgtagggtctacacacttaaggttcggtgacgctagggttgtagagatatatgtatgcggaaacccgaaagttgttcggagtcccgaatgatatcccggacgtcacgagaggttccggaatggtccggaggtgaagaattatatataggaagtcaagtttcggccaccgggaaagtttcgggggttaccggtattgtaccgggaccaccggaagggtcccgggggtccaccgggtggggccacctatcccggaggggcccgtgggctgaaagtggaagggaaccagcccttagtgggctggggcgccccccttgggcctcccccatgcgcctagggttgggaaccctaggggggagcttcccccttgccttggggggcaaggcaacccttccccccctttggccgccgcccccccttggatatCCCATCTccttgggccggcgccccccaggaggcctatataaagggggggagggagggtagcaacacacagccttgggcgcctccctcctcccctgcaacacctctctctctctctcgcagaagctcggtgaagccctgccggagacccgctacatccaccaccacgccgtcgtgctgctggatctccatcaacctctccttcccccttgctggatcaagaaggaggagacgtcgctgcaccgtacgtgtgttaaacgcggaggtgtcgtccgttcggcactcggtcatcggtgatttgggtcacggcgagtatgactccgtcatccacgttcattggaacgcttccgctcgcgatctacaagggaatgtagatgcactcccttcccctcgttgctagtatactccatagatgcatcttggtgaacgtaggaaaattttaaaattatgctacgattcccaacagtggcatcatgagccaggcctatgcgtagttactatgcatgagtagaacacaaagcagttgtgggcgttgagtttgccaattcttcttgccgctactagtcgtttcttgtttcggcggcattgtaggatgaagcggcccggaccgaccttacacgtacgcttacgtgagacaggttccaccgactgacatgcactagttgcataaggtggctagcgggtgtctgtctctcctactttagtcggaacggattcgatgaaaagggtccttatgaagggtaaatagaaattggcaaatcacgttgtggtcatacgtaggtaagaaaacgttcttgctagaaacctacaaaccacgtaaaaacttgcaacaacaattagaggacgtctaacttgtttttgcagcaagtgctatgtgatgtgatatggccagaagatgtgatgaatgatatatgtgatgtatgagattgatcatattcttgtaataggaatcacgacttgcatgtcgatgagtatgacaaccggcaggagccataggagttgtctttattattttacatgacctgcgtgtcattgaataacgccatgtaaattactttactttgttgctaaatggttagccatagaagtagaagtaatcgttggcgtgacgacttcatgaagacacaatgatggagatcatgatgatggagatcatgatgatggagatcatggtgtcatgccggtgacgaagatgatcatggtgccccgaagatggagatcaaaggagcataatgatattggccatatcatgtcactatttgattgcatgtgatgtttatcatgtttttgcatcttatttgcttagaacgacggtagtaagtaagatgatcccttataataatttcaagaaagtgttcaccctaattgtgcaccgttgcgaaggttcgttgtttcgaagcaccacgtgatgatcgggtgtgatagattctaacgttcgaatacaacgggtgttgacgagcctagcatgtacagacatggcctcggaacacacgcaatacacttaggttgacttgacgagcctagcatgtacagacatggcctcggaacacggaggaccgaaaggtcgagcatgagtcgtatagaagatacgatcaacatggagatgttcaccgattttgactagttcgtctcacgtgatgatcggacacggcctagttaaactcggatcatgtttcacttagatgacgagagggatgtctatctgagtgggagttcattaaataatttgattagatgaactcaattatcatgaacttagtctaaaatctttacactatgtcttgtagatcaaatggccaacgttgtcctcaatttcaacgtgttcctagagaaaaccaagctgaaagatgatggcagcaactatacggactgggtccggaacctgaggatcatcctcatagtagccaagaaagattatgtcttagaagcaccgctaggtgaagcaccaatccctgagaaccaagacgttatgaacgcttggcagcagcgtgctgatgattactccctcgttcagtgcggcatgctttacagcttggaaccgggtctccaaaagcgttttgagaaacatggagcatatgagatgttcgaggagctgaaactggtttttcaagctcatgcccgggtcgagagatatgaagtctctgacaagttcttcagctgtaaaatggaggagaacagttctgttagtgagcacatactcagaatgtctgggttgcacaaccgcttgtctcagctgggagttaatctcccgatgacgcggtcattgacagaatcctccagtcgcttccaccaagctacaagagctttgtgatgaactacaatatgcaggggatggaaaagaccattcccgaggtatattcaatgctgaaatcagcggaaggggagatcagaaaagaacatcaagtgttgatggtgaataaaaccaccaagttcaagaaggacaagggtaagaagaacttcaagaaggacggcaagggagttgccgcgcccggtaagccagttactgggaagaagtcaaagaatggacccaagcctgaaactaagtgcttttattgcaagggaagtggtcactggaagcggaactgccccaaatacttagcggacaagacggccggcaacaccaaaggtatatgtgatatacatgtaattgatgtgtaccttaccagtactcgtagtagctcctgggtatttgataccggtgcggttgctcatatttgtaactcaaaacaggaactacggaataaacggagactggcgaaggacgaggtgacgatgcgtgtagggaatggttccaaggtcgatgtgatcgccgtcggcacgctacctctgcatctacccacgggattagttttaaacctcaataattgttatttagtgccagctttaagcatgaacattgtatctggatctcgtttaattcgagatggctactcatttaaatccgagaataatggttgttctatttatttgagagatatgttttatggtcatgccccgctggtcaatggtttatttttgatgaatctcgaacgtgatgttacacatattcatagtgtgaataccaaaagatgtaaagttgataatgatagtcccacatacttgtggcactgccgccttggtcacattggtgtcaagcgcatgaagaagctccatgcagatggacttttggagtctcttgattacgaatcatttgacacgtgcgaaccatgcctcatgggtaagatgaccaagactccgttctccggaacaatggagcgagcaaccaacttattggaaatcatacataccgatgtgtgcggtccaatgagtgttgaggctcgcggaggatatcgttatgtgctcactctcactgatgatttaagtagatatgggtatgtctacctaatgaaacacaagtctgaaacctttgaaaagttcaaggaatttcagagtgaagtcgagaatcaacgtgacaggaaaataaaattcttacgatcagatcgtggtggagaatatttaagtcacgaatttggtacacacttaagaaatgtggaatagtttcacaactcacgccgcctggaacacctcagagaaacggtgtgtccgaacgtcgtaatcgcactctatttgatatggtgcgatctatgatgtctcttaccgatttaccgctctcattttggggctctgctttagagactgccgcattcactttaaatagggctccgtcgaaatccgttgagacgacaccgtatgaattatggtttgggaagaaacctaagctgtcgtttctaaaagtttggggatgcgatgcttatgtcaagaaacttcaacctgaaaagctcgaacccaagtcggaaaaatgcgtcttcataggataccctaaggaaactattgggtataccttctacctcagatccgagggcaagatcttcgttgccaagaacatgtcctttctagagaaggagtttctctcgaaagaattgagtgggaggaaagtggaacttgatgaggtgatagtcaccccttccaaaccggaaagtagcgcagcgcgggaaaatgttcctgtggtgcctacaccgactggggaggaagttaatgatgatgatcatgaagcttcggatcaagttactgaacttcgtaggtccacaaggacacgttccgtaccagagtggtacggcaaccctgtcttggaaatcatgttgttagacaacggtgaacctttgaactatgaagaagcgatggcgggcccggattccgacaaatggctagaagccatgaaatccgagataggatccatgtatgaaaacgaagtatggactttgactgacttgcccgatgatcggcgagccatagaaaacaaatggatctttaagaagaagacggacgcggatggtaatgtgaccatctacaaagctcgacttgtcgctaagggttatcgacaagttcaaggggttgactacgatgagactttctcacccgtagcgaagctgaagtccgtccgaatcatgttagcaattgccgcatactacgattatgagatatggcagatggacgtcaaaacggcattccttaacggcttccttaaggaagagttgtatatgatgcagccggaaggttttgtcgatcctaagaatgctaacaaagtatgcaagctccagcgctcaatctatgggctggtgcaagcatctcggagttggaacattcgctttgatgagatgatcaaagcgtttgggtttacacagacttatggagaagcctgtgtttacaagaaagtgagtgggagctctgtagcatttctcatattatatgtggatgacatactattgatgggaaatgatatagattcttggaaagtataaaggcctacttgaataagtgtttttcaatgaaggaccttggagaagctgcttatatattaggcatcaagatctatagagatagatcaagacgcctcattggtctttcacaaagtacataccttgacaagatattgaagaagttcaatatggatcagtccaagaaggggttcttgcctgtattgcaaggtgtgcaattgagcacggctcaatgcccgaccacggcagaagatatagaaaagatgagtgtcatcccctatgcctcggccatagggtctattatgtatgccatgctgtgtaccagacctgatgtaaaccttgccgtaagtttggtaggaagataccaaagtaatcccggcatggaacactggacagcggtcaagaatatcctgaagtacctgaagaggactaaggatatgtttctcgtttatggaggtgtcgaagagctcgtcgtaaagggttacgtcgacgctagcttcgacacagatctggatgactcaaagtcacagaccggatacgtgtatatattgaatggaggagcagtaagctggtgcagttgcaagcaaagcgtcgtggcgggatctacatgtgaagcggagtacatggcagcctcagaggcagcacaggaagcagtctggatgaaggagttcattaccgacctaggggtgattcccaatgcgtcgggcccgatgactctcttctgtgacaacactggagccattgcccttgcgaaggagcccaggtttcacaggaagaccaggcatatcaagcgtcgcttcaactccattcgtgaaagtgttcaaaatggagacatagatatttgtaaagtacatacggacctgaatgtagcagatccgttgactaaacctctccctagggcaaaacatgatcaacactaggacgcaatgggtgttcgattcatctcaatgtaactagattattgactctagtgcaagtgggagactgttggaaatatgccctagaggcaataataaatggttattattatatttctttgttcatggtaattgtctattgttcatgctataattgtattgtccggaaatcgtaatacatgtgtgaatacatagaccacaaagtgtccctagtaagcctctagttgactagctcgttgatcaacagatagtcatggtttcctgactatggacattggatgtcattgataacgggatcacatcattaggagaatgatgtgatggacaagacccaatcctaagcatagcataaaagatcgtgtagtttcgtttgctagagcttttccaatgtcaagtatcttttccttagaccatgagatcatgcaactcccggataccgtaggagtgctttgggtgtgccaaacgtcacaacgtaactgggtgactataaagatgcactacgggtatctccgaaagtgtctattgggttggcacggatcgagactgggatttgtcactccgtgtgacggagaggtatctctgggcccactcggtaatgcatcatcataatgagcattgcggtacgagtaaagagacttgccggtaacgagattgaacaaggtattgggataccgacgatcgaatctcgggcaagtaacataccgattgacaaagggaattgcatacggattgattgaatcctcgacaccgtggttcatccgatgagatcatcgtgaaacatgtgggagccaacatgggtatccagatcccgctgttggttattgaccggagaggcgtctcggtcatgtctgcatgtctcccgaacccgtagggtctacacacttaaggttcagtgacgctagggttgtagagatatatgtatgcggaaacccgaaagttgttcggagtcccggatgagatcccggacgtcacgagaggttccggaatggtccggaggtgaagaattatatataggaagtcaagtttcggccaccgggaaagttttgggggttaccggtattgtaccgggaccaccggaagggtcccgggggtccaccgggtggggccacctatcccggagggccccgtgggctgaaagtggaagggaacaagcccttagtgggctggggcgccccccttgggcctccccccatgcgcctagggttgggaaccctaggggggagcttcccccttgccttggggggcaaggcaacccttccccccctttggccgctgcccccccttggagatcccatctccttgggccggcgcccccccagggaacctatataaagggggggagggagggcagcaacacacagccttgggcgcctccctcctcccctgcaacacctctctctctctcgtagaagctcggtgaagccctgccggagacccgctacatccaccaccacgccgtcgtgctgctggatctccatcaacctctccttcccccttgctggatcaataaggaggagacgtcgctgcaccgtacgtgtgttgaacgcggaggtgccgtccgttcggcactcggtcatcggtgatttggatcacggcgagtacgactccgtcatccacgttcattggaacgcttctgctcgcgatctacaagggtatctagatgcactcccttcccctcgttgctagtatactccatagatgcatcttggtgaacgtaggaaaattttaaaattatgctacgattcccaacactgaACCCACCGCCAAGCCGTTCTGGATCAGCCGCCACACATGAATTAACGCCTTCCCCGGCGCGTTTGTACCCCATAACGCCAGCCAACTTCGGTGATTCACCGCATTAGATGACGAGCCCGGCTGTCCAGTACTCGCCCTCTTCTTCTTCATGCATAAGTGATAAGCTGACTTAACTGAGAAAATCCCATTCTTCGTAAATTTCCAGGCAAGTATGTCATCAGTACCCATTCCTCCCACACATATCTGCATTATATCCTGTACGTCGTCCTCTGTAAACATCGCTTCTAGCTTGTGTCGATCCCACCCTGAAGCTGCATCATTAGCAAGTCGCTCACCCTCGTCATCCCAGCCACATACACCTGGCCCAGTGGCCGTAGGCTGCCCTTCCGAGGGATCCAATTATCATGACGGATCCGGATTGAAGACCCATCACCCACCCGCCATATCAGACCATCCAAGAGCAAGTTCTTGCCATGCAAAATACTCCTGAAAGTATATGACGCACCACCAGGGCAGGTTGCATTA
This DNA window, taken from Triticum aestivum cultivar Chinese Spring chromosome 1D, IWGSC CS RefSeq v2.1, whole genome shotgun sequence, encodes the following:
- the LOC123182195 gene encoding uncharacterized protein; translation: MRSPSLQPAAAAAPVPRAGALGRVRVAHAARGPPRLAGTAGRLRVLVAALPSAAPLHHQLLPAQEGAAALSPEADEVHGDMASAEISSPPPPAVPGSTMRVRFVLQERCNFGQSFQMVGDDPALGLWEPASAIALDWSEGHNWTVEKDLPANRLIEFKFLLRDSLGKFHWQNGPNRTLQTGETTKTLVVYEDWGNAKNQKVAEEEDVLVQMMETVVNDDHGRNGFVSAHELQVCDNQEIKEPDAPMPIPWGGAFGRVRVTYGGQGLWRIGSDGLAGTAGRLRVLVTALPKPLEQLVPTQEGVIALAPEADEVQGGVASAEISSPPAPTVPGSTVRVRFVLKEQCTFGQSFHLVGDVPALGLWEPTDAVAMDWLEGHDWTVEKDLPANRLLEFKFLLQDSLGKFHWQNGPNRSLQTGETTKTLVVYEDWGNAKNQKVAEEGHAPVQMVETVVNDDHGRNGVVSAHELQVCDNQEIKEDESTIGDDENSVAAAIASVGEETMKACEADQPELLMDEQKIQDELRYEIDTAPQNGRATTYADGDSEYDETTDDDSILPKNGALVKHGLAGAFERELLWGWKALQQLVGFKTDT